The Longimicrobiales bacterium genome contains the following window.
TTCTTGAAGGCTGCGAAGCGGCAGAGGATCTGACCGGGCCGTCCGCTGCGCCATCGGTATGGTTCGCGAGCTGAGCGCCTGGGACACGGCGCGCGCACAAACCGGCGGCATGCCTGTGAACATCGGGATCGGCATCAACACGGATCACGTCGTCTCCGGCAACATCGGTTCGCCGAAACGAATGGACTACACGGTCATGGGCGACGGCGTGAACCTCGCTTCGCGCATGGAAGGCCTGTGCAAGACCTGCTCAGCGCAGATCCTGGTATCGCAGAACACGGTGAACGGCCTGAAGGGCACATACCGCGTCCGCGACATCGACGACGTGATCGTGAAGGGAAAGACCGAGCCCGTGCGGATCTACGAAGTGCTGGACTGTCCCTCTGAGGAGACGTTCCCACACCTCATGGACGTGGCGGGCCACTTCGGAGGCGGTCAGTACCAGTCCACTCCCCAGGACGGCACCGCAGACACCGCCGGTTAATGCGAGGCCCGCCAGACCGCGAAGCTTCCTCATCCACTGATGCATCCCTTCCCTAACTCCACACGAACCGATGTAACGTCACGACCACGGTATTCTGCTGCTGAACTTCATACTCGAAGTGACACGGTCGTAGTCCTTTTGATCCAACCAACCCCCGCCCCGTACTGGTGCAGAACGTCGGACCGAACCATCGTGTTTACGTAACACAATCATGTCCGTCAGACCGCCCCGGGAGGCAGTCCGTGTATCGCATGCACAAACCACTTCAGGCCATTGTCTTCGCTCTTGCCCTGGCCATCACCGCA
Protein-coding sequences here:
- a CDS encoding adenylate/guanylate cyclase domain-containing protein: MRSGRGSDRAVRCAIGMVRELSAWDTARAQTGGMPVNIGIGINTDHVVSGNIGSPKRMDYTVMGDGVNLASRMEGLCKTCSAQILVSQNTVNGLKGTYRVRDIDDVIVKGKTEPVRIYEVLDCPSEETFPHLMDVAGHFGGGQYQSTPQDGTADTAG